Proteins from a single region of Mytilus trossulus isolate FHL-02 chromosome 2, PNRI_Mtr1.1.1.hap1, whole genome shotgun sequence:
- the LOC134706532 gene encoding aquaporin-11-like: protein MKWRELLQETVSPDIQFLSPAVSSVIFCLLVMLLCVIMHKLSNMFLPGSIKLYALDFFKSVAMFTYPLAFGFTRTYHGHIGYCVIMVPINVITILLMAEGNISPVDNFLFAIKGQQALWKSILRIIIQVNGAFAAFYLAQKIMQLEFHEDFENMLSTVCISDLKVTIFFGFLIEMLGTAWDVWVWSLSLSRYHRINLIIKMTNTALVVCSGVHYTGMYNQPALATGYTFGCHGTSNVEHVFVYWIGPFIGGYIADYISENFNIQLSSNEVMQKGINKDKSMNQEETKNTSTKHLKKHN from the exons ATGAAGTGGAGAGAGTTATTACAGGAGACTGTGAGCCCAGACATCCAGTTCCTATCACCAGCTGTTTCCTCTGTTATATTCTGTCTGTTAGTCATGCTTCTCTGTGTTATTATGCACAAGTTATCCAATATGTTCCTGCCAGGATCAATCAAATTATATGCCTTGGATTTTTTCAAGAGTGTTGCCATGTTTACATACCCTCTTGCCTTTGGTTTTACCAGGACATACCATGGCCACATAGGTTACTGTGTGATAATGGTTCCAATCAATGTAATAACGATCCTGCTGATGGCTGAAGGTAATATAAGTCCTGTTGATAACTTCCTGTTTGCTATAAAAGGCCAGCAGGCATTATGGAAATCCATTTTACGAATCATAATTCAAGTTAACGGTGCGTTTGCAGCCTTTTACCTAGCTCAGAAGATTATGCAGTTAGAATTTCATGAAGATTTCGAAAACATGCTATCAACTGTTTGTATATCAGACTTAAAAGTCACTATATTTTTTGGATTTCTGATTGAGATGTTGGgaactgcatgggatgtttgggTATGGTCACTTTCATTGTCCAGATATCATCGTATCAACCTCATAATTAAAATGACCAACACTGCACTTGTTGTTTGTTCAG GTGTGCATTATACAGGAATGTACAATCAACCTGCCCTGGCAACAGGATACACATTTGGATGCCATGGGACCTCCAATGTAGAACATGTTTTCGTCTATTGGATAGGACCTTTTATTGGTGGATATATAGCTGATtacatttcagaaaatttcaatatacaactGTCTAGCAATGAAGTAATGCAGAAAGGTATTAACAAGGATAAAAGCATGAATCaagaagaaacaaaaaatacctCAACAAAGCATCTCAAGAAACACAACTAG